From one Deltaproteobacteria bacterium genomic stretch:
- the argB gene encoding acetylglutamate kinase — MESLIQKAETLLDALPYIRRFSGKTFVIKYGGHAMVDEELKSSFAQDIVLLKYVGMNPVIVHGGGPQIGDMLKQLNIESTFVRGMRVTDQATMDVVEMVLVGKINKQIVTLINHHGGRAVGLSGKDGELIVARKLNLTVEEQGKRARLDVGMVGEVRAINPAVIESLDRSDFIPVIAPVGVGEKGDTYNINADLVAGKVAEALHAEKLILLTDVEGIRDGGGVVMPTLEVERAQELIKQGTIGEGMIPKVECCIEALRGGVRKTHIIDGRLKHAVLLEIFTREGVGTEVVRSAGRTAAARKRLGAAPSSKAM; from the coding sequence ATGGAGTCACTGATTCAAAAGGCGGAAACCCTGCTCGATGCGCTGCCCTACATTCGGCGCTTCTCGGGCAAGACCTTCGTCATCAAGTACGGCGGCCACGCCATGGTCGACGAGGAGCTGAAGTCGAGTTTCGCCCAGGACATCGTGCTGCTCAAATACGTCGGCATGAATCCGGTGATCGTCCACGGCGGGGGACCGCAGATCGGCGACATGCTCAAGCAGCTCAACATCGAATCGACCTTCGTGCGCGGCATGCGAGTCACCGACCAGGCTACCATGGACGTGGTCGAGATGGTTCTGGTCGGCAAGATCAACAAACAGATCGTGACCCTGATCAACCACCACGGTGGCCGCGCCGTCGGCCTCTCCGGCAAGGATGGCGAACTGATCGTGGCCCGCAAGCTGAACCTGACCGTCGAGGAACAGGGCAAACGCGCGCGGCTCGACGTCGGCATGGTCGGTGAGGTTCGCGCCATCAACCCGGCCGTCATCGAATCGCTTGACCGCAGCGACTTCATCCCGGTCATCGCCCCGGTTGGCGTGGGGGAAAAGGGCGACACTTACAACATCAACGCCGACCTCGTGGCCGGCAAGGTGGCGGAGGCGCTGCACGCCGAGAAGCTCATCTTGCTCACCGACGTCGAGGGCATCCGCGACGGCGGCGGCGTGGTCATGCCGACGCTCGAAGTCGAGCGGGCGCAGGAGCTGATCAAGCAAGGCACCATCGGCGAAGGCATGATTCCCAAGGTCGAGTGCTGCATCGAGGCGCTGCGCGGCGGCGTGCGCAAGACCCACATCATCGACGGCCGGCTCAAGCACGCCGTGCTATTGGAAATCTTCACCCGCGAAGGTGTCGGCACCGAGGTGGTGCGCAGCGCCGGACGTACGGCGGCGGCGCGCAAGCGGCTGGGCGCGGCGCCCTCCAGTAAGGCTATGTGA
- a CDS encoding DegQ family serine endoprotease, with amino-acid sequence MRCPIPSARFFVPPLLALAFMPGVAHGMEGPPPSFAAVAKAARPAVCHIFAAQAARAVHDPLEEFSRRFFGETPPKTEPRRSLGSGFVISRDGYIVTNAHVVREATRIRVRLADKQEYEAKLVGADEKTDVALIKIESRAALPVVTLGSSDALEVGDWVVAIGNPFGLAQTVTAGIVSAKGRVIGAGPYDDFIQTDASINPGNSGGPLLDLDGEVVGINSAIYSRSGGSVGIGFAIPIDMARHIIDQLRQHGRVVRGWMGVSVQPMTPELAHSFGLEQPQGVIIADVMRGGPAERAGLRRGDILLQYQGRAILEMQHFPALVADTAVGSRVEVRVLRHGEEKTFSVTVAELPEPKAETSRGAAADWGIAVADLTPSLARRLGLPPQLRGVVITGVESGSAADEAGLQPGDLIREAGRREVRSVREYQAALAAARATLLLLVQRGDFLSYVALRRE; translated from the coding sequence ATGCGCTGCCCCATCCCCAGTGCTCGCTTCTTCGTACCGCCGCTGCTTGCGCTCGCGTTCATGCCCGGCGTGGCTCACGGCATGGAGGGTCCACCGCCGTCGTTTGCGGCGGTGGCCAAGGCCGCGCGCCCGGCCGTATGCCACATTTTCGCGGCCCAGGCGGCGCGGGCGGTGCACGACCCGCTGGAGGAATTCTCGCGGCGCTTCTTCGGCGAAACGCCGCCCAAGACCGAGCCGCGGCGCAGCCTCGGCAGCGGCTTCGTCATCAGCCGCGACGGTTACATCGTCACCAACGCCCACGTCGTCCGCGAGGCCACCCGTATCCGCGTGCGGCTGGCCGACAAGCAGGAGTACGAGGCCAAGCTAGTCGGCGCGGATGAGAAGACGGATGTGGCGTTGATCAAGATCGAGTCGCGTGCCGCGCTCCCGGTGGTCACGCTCGGCAGCTCCGACGCGCTCGAAGTCGGCGACTGGGTCGTGGCGATCGGCAATCCCTTCGGCCTGGCACAAACGGTGACTGCCGGCATCGTCAGTGCCAAGGGCCGGGTGATCGGCGCCGGACCTTACGACGACTTCATTCAGACCGACGCCTCGATCAACCCCGGCAACTCCGGCGGCCCGCTACTCGACCTCGACGGCGAAGTAGTCGGCATCAACAGTGCGATTTACAGCCGCAGCGGCGGTAGCGTCGGTATCGGTTTCGCCATTCCCATCGACATGGCCCGCCACATCATCGACCAACTGCGCCAACACGGCAGAGTAGTGCGCGGCTGGATGGGCGTGAGCGTGCAACCGATGACTCCGGAGTTGGCGCACTCCTTCGGCCTCGAGCAGCCACAGGGAGTGATCATCGCCGACGTGATGCGCGGCGGCCCGGCCGAACGTGCCGGTCTGCGGCGCGGCGACATACTGCTGCAGTACCAAGGGCGGGCGATCTTGGAAATGCAGCACTTCCCGGCGCTGGTGGCCGACACCGCGGTCGGCAGCCGCGTCGAGGTCAGAGTTCTACGCCACGGCGAGGAGAAGACCTTTAGCGTGACGGTCGCGGAGTTGCCCGAGCCCAAGGCCGAGACCAGCCGTGGGGCCGCTGCTGATTGGGGTATCGCGGTCGCCGATCTCACGCCGAGCCTGGCGCGTCGCCTGGGTTTGCCGCCCCAGCTCCGCGGTGTGGTGATCACCGGTGTCGAGTCCGGCAGTGCGGCAGATGAGGCGGGCCTGCAGCCGGGAGACCTAATCCGCGAAGCCGGGCGGCGCGAAGTCCGCAGCGTACGCGAATACCAAGCCGCACTCGCGGCAGCGCGCGCAACGCTGTTGCTGCTGGTGCAGCGCGGGGACTTCTTGAGCTACGTTGCGCTGCGCCGCGAGTAG
- a CDS encoding cation transporter, translated as MNSMAATAAAAPLDPSATAATDLRLRLRAGLVSLIAGSALLVVKFTAYQLTGSSAILSDAMESIVNVVAALFALGGLLFAGRPADRNHPYGHGKIEFFSAAFEGGLIAFAAVMIIYQAGSSLLYGITIRQLDAGLIITGAAGLANLALGIFLVRVGRRAQSLTLIADGQHVLSDFWTSVGVVLGLLLVRLTEVNWIDPVVAALVGVNLAATGWRLVRHAAGGLLDEEDTELVQKLLVALNASFVPGIIRLHNLRAIRSGRFTHVDAHLVVPEFWTVDRAHDAADAFEREVIAACGIQGEMVFHTDPCRRGYCAQCDIPACPVRVEPFRSRPLLTAEEAVQPDLPA; from the coding sequence ATGAACTCGATGGCCGCCACCGCAGCCGCAGCGCCGCTTGATCCCTCGGCCACCGCTGCCACCGATCTGCGCCTGCGTCTGCGCGCCGGCCTGGTGTCGCTGATCGCCGGCAGCGCGCTGCTGGTGGTGAAGTTCACTGCCTATCAGCTCACCGGCTCCAGCGCCATTCTCTCCGATGCCATGGAGAGCATCGTCAACGTGGTGGCGGCGCTCTTCGCTCTCGGCGGGCTGCTGTTTGCCGGCCGCCCCGCCGACCGCAATCACCCGTACGGCCACGGCAAGATCGAGTTCTTCTCCGCCGCCTTTGAGGGCGGCTTGATCGCGTTTGCGGCGGTTATGATCATCTATCAGGCCGGCAGCAGCCTGCTCTATGGCATCACCATTCGGCAACTCGATGCCGGCCTCATTATTACTGGCGCTGCCGGGCTGGCGAATTTGGCGCTGGGGATCTTTCTGGTTCGAGTTGGCCGCCGGGCGCAGTCGCTCACTCTGATCGCCGACGGCCAACACGTGCTCTCCGACTTCTGGACCAGCGTGGGGGTGGTGTTGGGGTTGCTGCTGGTGCGCCTTACCGAGGTCAATTGGATCGACCCGGTGGTGGCGGCCCTCGTCGGCGTCAACCTGGCGGCAACCGGCTGGCGTTTGGTTCGCCACGCTGCCGGCGGCTTACTCGACGAGGAAGATACCGAGCTGGTGCAGAAGCTGCTGGTCGCGCTCAACGCCAGCTTCGTGCCCGGCATCATTCGTCTGCACAACTTGCGAGCAATCCGCTCGGGCCGCTTCACCCACGTCGATGCTCATCTCGTGGTGCCCGAATTCTGGACGGTCGATCGCGCTCACGATGCCGCCGACGCCTTCGAGCGCGAAGTCATCGCCGCCTGCGGCATCCAAGGGGAGATGGTGTTTCACACCGACCCCTGCCGGCGGGGCTATTGCGCGCAGTGTGATATCCCCGCCTGCCCGGTCCGCGTCGAACCCTTCCGCAGCCGCCCGTTGTTAACCGCCGAGGAAGCCGTGCAGCCCGACTTGCCAGCCTGA
- a CDS encoding citrate synthase, whose translation MAREQLTIIDQRTGKQYEIAIENSAIRATDLQQIKLSPDDRGLVSYDPAFANTAPCKSKIACIDGDQGTLCYRGYTIDDLAERSNFLETAYLIVKGELPDVRHFEMWKHNITVHSMVHENVKKFMDGFRYDAEPLGILVGTVGALSTFYPDAKNVFDLESRRLQTRRLIGKLPTLAAFAYRRTRGLPYVYPDNDLSYTGNFLSMMFRMTELGYRPNPVFERALDVMFILHADHEQTASTNAVRCVASSQVDPFSAVAAGIAALYGPRYGGASERAVRMLNDIGSVDRVPAFIKQVKTGERELFGFGHPVYRTYDPRAKIAKHTALAVAQVAPIDSLLDIALEVERVAMEDPYFVSRQLYPNLEFYSGLVYQAMGIPPTMFPVLFAIARTAGWMAHWAELVRDPEQTIARPRQLYIGEGPRSYAPIEQRPAPAMREDAVSEQI comes from the coding sequence ATGGCACGCGAACAATTGACCATCATCGACCAGCGCACCGGCAAGCAGTACGAAATCGCGATCGAGAACTCGGCCATCCGCGCCACCGACTTGCAGCAGATCAAGCTGTCGCCGGATGACCGCGGGCTGGTGTCGTACGATCCGGCTTTCGCCAATACCGCCCCTTGCAAGAGCAAGATCGCCTGCATCGACGGCGATCAGGGCACGCTGTGCTATCGCGGCTATACCATCGATGATCTGGCCGAGCGCAGCAACTTCCTCGAAACCGCCTACCTCATCGTCAAGGGCGAGCTTCCCGACGTGCGGCATTTCGAGATGTGGAAGCACAACATCACCGTACACTCGATGGTGCACGAGAACGTGAAAAAGTTCATGGACGGCTTCCGCTACGACGCCGAGCCGCTCGGCATTTTGGTGGGCACGGTCGGCGCGCTGTCGACGTTCTATCCCGACGCCAAAAACGTCTTCGATCTGGAGTCGCGCCGGCTGCAAACCCGCCGGCTGATCGGCAAGTTGCCCACCCTCGCTGCTTTCGCCTATCGCCGCACCCGCGGCCTACCCTACGTCTATCCCGACAACGACCTCAGCTACACGGGCAACTTCCTTTCGATGATGTTCCGCATGACCGAGCTGGGGTACCGGCCCAACCCGGTTTTCGAGCGCGCCCTCGATGTGATGTTCATCCTGCATGCCGACCACGAGCAAACGGCCTCGACCAACGCGGTGCGCTGCGTCGCCAGCTCGCAAGTGGATCCATTCTCCGCCGTGGCCGCGGGTATCGCCGCGCTCTACGGGCCGCGCTACGGCGGCGCCAGCGAGCGCGCCGTCCGCATGCTCAACGACATCGGCTCGGTGGATCGGGTGCCGGCGTTCATCAAGCAGGTCAAGACCGGCGAACGTGAGCTGTTCGGCTTCGGCCACCCGGTCTACCGCACCTACGACCCGCGGGCGAAGATCGCCAAGCATACGGCCTTGGCGGTGGCACAGGTCGCCCCCATCGACTCGCTGCTGGATATCGCCCTGGAAGTCGAGCGCGTAGCGATGGAAGATCCCTACTTCGTCTCGCGCCAGCTCTACCCGAATCTCGAGTTCTACTCCGGGCTGGTTTACCAAGCGATGGGCATTCCGCCGACCATGTTTCCGGTCCTGTTCGCCATCGCGCGCACGGCGGGATGGATGGCCCATTGGGCGGAGCTGGTGCGCGATCCCGAGCAGACCATCGCCCGCCCGCGCCAGCTCTACATCGGCGAAGGCCCGCGCTCCTACGCACCGATCGAGCAGCGCCCGGCCCCAGCGATGCGTGAGGACGCGGTCAGCGAGCAGATTTGA
- the argF gene encoding ornithine carbamoyltransferase, with amino-acid sequence MKRDFVSLADLSRSELDEILHLSATLKRDLKSGKRPPLLAGKSLVMVFEKPSLRTRVTFEVGMSQLGGYAVYLTPKDIQLGERESVADIARNLDRWVDLIMARVFSHSTLLELARHSGIPVINGLSDLLHPCQVLTDCFTLIEKRGRLDGLRVAFIGDGNNVVNSWMNAAAKLGFNLAVACPAGYEPSTAVQAAALKAGANITITQSVAEAVADADVLYTDVWTSMGQEAQTVQRRHDFAGYQLNAAVLRRARPDALVMHCLPAHRGEEITDEVIDSPQSIVFDQAENRLHVQKGIMVWLNEKMPRHRQ; translated from the coding sequence ATGAAACGCGACTTCGTTTCCTTGGCCGATCTCAGCCGCAGTGAGCTGGACGAGATCCTACACCTCTCCGCCACCCTCAAACGTGACCTCAAGAGCGGCAAGCGCCCGCCCTTGCTCGCCGGCAAGAGTCTGGTCATGGTCTTCGAGAAACCGAGCCTGCGCACGCGCGTGACGTTTGAAGTCGGTATGTCGCAGCTGGGCGGCTATGCCGTCTACTTGACGCCGAAGGATATCCAACTCGGAGAACGTGAGTCGGTAGCTGACATCGCCCGTAATCTCGATCGCTGGGTCGACCTGATAATGGCGCGGGTCTTCTCCCACAGCACCCTGCTGGAATTGGCGCGTCACTCCGGCATACCGGTGATCAATGGCCTCTCCGACCTGCTGCACCCGTGCCAGGTGCTGACGGACTGTTTCACGCTGATCGAGAAGCGTGGCCGGCTCGACGGCCTGCGGGTGGCCTTCATCGGCGACGGCAACAACGTGGTCAACTCGTGGATGAACGCCGCCGCCAAGCTCGGCTTCAACTTGGCGGTGGCTTGCCCCGCCGGCTACGAACCGAGCACCGCCGTGCAGGCGGCGGCGCTCAAGGCCGGCGCCAACATCACGATCACGCAGTCCGTCGCGGAGGCAGTGGCAGACGCCGACGTCCTTTACACCGACGTCTGGACCAGCATGGGACAAGAGGCGCAGACGGTGCAACGGCGCCACGACTTCGCCGGCTACCAACTCAACGCCGCCGTGCTGCGGCGCGCCCGTCCCGATGCCCTGGTGATGCACTGCCTGCCGGCACATCGGGGCGAGGAAATCACCGACGAGGTCATCGACAGCCCCCAGTCGATCGTCTTCGACCAGGCCGAGAACCGCCTGCACGTACAGAAGGGCATCATGGTGTGGCTCAACGAGAAGATGCCGCGCCACCGCCAGTGA
- a CDS encoding argininosuccinate synthase has translation MHKIEPPPQKIVLAYSGGLDTSVILGWLIETYGAEVIAFCADLGQGEELTPVQAKAKAGGASAVYIEDLREEFVRDFVFPMLRANAVYEGSYLLGTSIARPLIAKRQIEIATATGADAVAHGATGKGNDQVRFELTYYALRPDIRVIAPWRIWDLNSRSKLIAFAEHRGIAIPVTKEKPYSTDRNLLHISYEGGILEDPWREPYEDMFVLTVSPEKAPGTPEYIEIDFEKGNPVAVNEERLSPAALLARVNEIGGRHGIGRVDLVENRYVGMKSRGVYETPGGTILHVAHRALESITLDREVLHLRDSLISRYAEMVYYGYWFAPEREMLQTMIDEAQRPVTGRVRLKLYKGNVIVAGRRSPRSLYDPEIATFEADTVYRQADAESFIRLNALRLRIRALVEHKQR, from the coding sequence ATGCATAAGATCGAGCCCCCACCCCAGAAGATCGTGCTCGCCTACTCCGGCGGCCTGGACACTTCCGTCATCCTCGGCTGGCTGATCGAGACCTACGGCGCGGAAGTCATCGCCTTCTGCGCCGACCTCGGCCAGGGCGAGGAGCTGACGCCGGTGCAAGCGAAGGCGAAGGCCGGCGGCGCCAGCGCGGTCTACATCGAAGACCTGCGCGAGGAGTTCGTCCGCGACTTTGTCTTTCCGATGCTACGGGCCAACGCCGTTTACGAGGGCAGCTATCTGCTCGGCACCTCGATCGCCCGGCCGCTGATTGCCAAGCGTCAGATCGAGATTGCGACGGCCACTGGCGCCGACGCCGTCGCCCATGGGGCCACCGGCAAGGGCAACGACCAGGTGCGCTTCGAGCTGACCTACTACGCGCTGCGACCAGACATCCGCGTGATTGCGCCCTGGCGCATCTGGGACCTCAACTCGCGCTCGAAGTTGATCGCCTTCGCCGAGCACCGCGGCATTGCCATCCCGGTTACCAAGGAAAAACCTTACAGCACCGATCGCAACCTGCTGCACATCAGCTACGAGGGTGGCATCCTGGAGGATCCTTGGCGCGAGCCTTACGAGGACATGTTTGTGCTGACCGTGTCGCCCGAGAAGGCGCCGGGCACGCCCGAGTACATCGAGATCGACTTCGAAAAGGGCAACCCGGTTGCCGTCAACGAAGAGCGCCTGTCGCCCGCCGCGCTGCTTGCGCGGGTCAACGAGATCGGCGGCCGTCACGGCATTGGCCGGGTCGATTTGGTGGAGAACCGTTACGTCGGGATGAAGTCGCGCGGGGTATACGAGACTCCGGGTGGCACCATCCTGCACGTCGCCCACCGAGCCTTGGAGTCGATCACCCTGGATCGCGAGGTGCTGCATCTGCGCGACTCGTTGATTTCGCGCTACGCCGAGATGGTCTACTACGGCTACTGGTTTGCTCCGGAGCGCGAGATGCTGCAGACGATGATCGACGAAGCGCAGCGGCCGGTCACCGGCCGGGTTCGGCTGAAGCTCTACAAGGGCAACGTCATCGTTGCCGGCCGCCGCTCGCCCCGCTCGCTCTACGACCCCGAGATTGCAACCTTTGAAGCCGACACGGTCTATCGCCAGGCCGATGCCGAGTCGTTCATTCGACTCAACGCGCTGCGGTTGCGCATTCGCGCGCTGGTGGAGCACAAGCAACGTTGA
- a CDS encoding aspartate aminotransferase family protein: MTNQEIIDLGARYLLQVYPRAPLALVRGHGCRVWDADGKEYLDFFGSTVVVNLGHCHARVTRALTEQANRILHVSNLHHSAPQALLAALLVQHSFADRAFFCNSGAEANEAAIKLARKFGADAGSGRYEVITALGSFHGRTIATITATGQEKVRRGFQPLPEGFRYAPYNDLDALAAAVSERTIAIMLEPVLGEGGIVVPAPDYLKRVRELCDQRNLLLILDEVQTGMGRLGALFGYQLSDIAPDIVTLGKGLGNGVPIGAMLTTERVAQVFGVGAHGTTFGGNPLTCAAAIAVVEVLLDDGVLANCQALGNYLRAQLRRMQTSRPIIRDVRGYGLLVGVELAEAGAPVVDRCRDAGLIINCTADKVLRLSPPLVVTRAEVDQALAILERALP; this comes from the coding sequence ATGACAAACCAGGAGATCATCGACTTAGGTGCGCGCTACTTGTTGCAGGTCTATCCGCGCGCGCCGCTGGCGCTGGTGCGCGGTCACGGCTGCCGCGTGTGGGACGCCGACGGCAAGGAGTATCTCGACTTCTTTGGCAGCACGGTGGTGGTGAACCTCGGCCACTGCCACGCCCGCGTGACGCGCGCGCTGACGGAACAAGCGAATCGCATCCTGCACGTGTCCAACCTCCATCACAGCGCCCCGCAGGCGCTCTTGGCCGCACTCCTGGTGCAGCATTCCTTCGCTGACCGCGCCTTCTTCTGCAACAGCGGCGCTGAGGCCAACGAAGCGGCGATCAAGCTCGCCCGTAAGTTCGGCGCCGATGCCGGCTCCGGCCGCTATGAAGTGATCACCGCGCTCGGCTCGTTCCACGGGCGCACGATCGCCACCATCACCGCCACCGGCCAGGAGAAAGTGCGCCGCGGATTTCAGCCCCTGCCCGAAGGCTTCCGTTACGCCCCCTACAACGACCTCGACGCTTTGGCGGCAGCCGTCAGCGAGCGCACCATCGCCATCATGCTCGAGCCGGTCTTGGGCGAAGGCGGCATCGTCGTGCCCGCCCCGGACTACCTGAAACGGGTTCGCGAACTGTGCGACCAGCGCAACCTGCTCCTGATCCTCGACGAAGTGCAGACCGGCATGGGACGCTTGGGCGCGCTCTTCGGCTACCAGCTGAGCGACATCGCGCCCGATATCGTCACCCTCGGCAAGGGGCTGGGCAACGGCGTCCCGATCGGGGCCATGCTGACGACCGAACGGGTGGCGCAGGTTTTCGGCGTCGGCGCGCACGGCACCACCTTTGGCGGCAATCCACTTACCTGCGCGGCCGCCATCGCCGTCGTCGAGGTCCTGCTCGACGACGGCGTGCTGGCCAACTGCCAGGCGCTGGGCAACTACCTGCGCGCGCAGCTGCGCCGCATGCAAACGAGCCGGCCAATCATCCGCGACGTGCGCGGGTACGGCCTGCTGGTCGGTGTCGAGCTGGCCGAGGCGGGCGCCCCGGTGGTCGATCGCTGCCGCGATGCCGGGCTGATTATCAACTGCACCGCCGATAAGGTGCTGCGCCTGTCGCCGCCACTGGTGGTAACGCGCGCGGAAGTCGACCAGGCGCTGGCCATTCTCGAACGGGCACTCCCATGA
- the glgP gene encoding alpha-glucan family phosphorylase, translated as MTVIEDAATTLAQLSDGRRDLERAIAELGERMPGPLRPLARLAFNYRWSWLAGGPDLFRDIDPGHWEHGGCNPRHVLEAVTPRRWQELEHDQAFLDRLQAVLSAVEADLARPDAAVGIDPLRPVAYFCSEFGVHASLPLYGGGLGVLAGDLLKAASDLAIPMVGVGLLYREGYFHQRLDTAGWQHEYWVSTDFERQPAVLVTRPDGQPLTVELRLRDRLVLVQVWRIDIGRVRLYLLDTDLRGNNAIDRWITARLYVGDRHTRLAQYAVLGIGGVRVLAALGIRPGLVHLNEGHAALGSFERLRNQLERGQPFEAALAQVRRTTVFTTHTPVPAGNEGYAQSEVEAVLADFIDRLGIPRATFYNLGRLEPGNEREPANITPLALRTSRAANGVARRHGEVARAMWQPLWRELPATDVPIAHVTNGVHTLTWMAAPMQALLDRHLGPEWRTRLDDRRLWEGVNAIPDEDLWAVRCQQRLELIQLVRERSVYDRLGRGEAPDYVEAAARVFDDRALTIGFARRVATYKRLYLLTRFADRGLRLLAEEPMPIQLIIAGKAHPQDNEAKASLRGLFDLKRAPGVGGRIVFLDDYDLHSAPQIMAGVDLWLNLPRPPLEASGTSGMKVAINGGLNLSVLDGWWVEGYDGHNGWAIESPPADPYTQDDHDAHALMDLLEYEVIPLFYERGGSGIPHRWLQRVKAALRTLIPQFGAERMLRDYVETMYRES; from the coding sequence ATGACGGTGATCGAAGACGCCGCGACTACCCTGGCGCAGCTCAGCGATGGGCGGCGCGACCTCGAACGCGCCATCGCCGAGCTGGGCGAGCGCATGCCGGGGCCGCTGCGGCCGCTGGCGCGGCTGGCTTTCAACTATCGCTGGAGCTGGTTGGCGGGCGGGCCCGACCTCTTCCGCGATATCGACCCCGGCCACTGGGAGCACGGCGGCTGTAACCCGCGCCACGTGCTCGAAGCCGTTACCCCGCGGCGCTGGCAGGAACTGGAGCACGACCAGGCATTCCTCGATCGCCTGCAAGCGGTGCTCAGCGCCGTGGAAGCTGATCTCGCCCGGCCGGACGCTGCGGTGGGCATCGACCCGCTGCGCCCGGTGGCCTACTTCTGTTCCGAGTTCGGCGTGCACGCCTCGCTGCCGCTGTACGGCGGCGGCCTCGGCGTCTTAGCCGGTGACCTGCTGAAGGCGGCATCTGATCTGGCCATACCCATGGTCGGCGTCGGGCTGCTGTATCGCGAAGGCTACTTCCACCAGCGCCTGGATACCGCCGGTTGGCAGCACGAGTACTGGGTGTCCACCGACTTCGAGCGGCAGCCTGCGGTGCTGGTGACGCGGCCGGACGGCCAGCCCCTGACCGTCGAGCTTCGGCTGCGCGATCGCTTGGTGCTGGTGCAGGTGTGGCGCATCGATATCGGCCGCGTGCGGCTGTATCTGCTCGACACCGATCTGCGCGGCAACAACGCCATCGACCGCTGGATCACGGCGCGCTTGTACGTCGGCGACCGCCACACCCGCTTGGCGCAGTATGCCGTGCTCGGCATCGGCGGTGTGCGCGTGCTCGCAGCGCTGGGAATTCGCCCGGGTCTGGTCCATCTCAACGAAGGTCATGCGGCGCTGGGCAGCTTCGAGCGTTTGCGCAACCAGCTCGAGCGCGGACAGCCGTTCGAAGCGGCCCTGGCGCAGGTCCGGCGCACCACCGTCTTCACTACCCATACCCCTGTGCCCGCGGGCAACGAGGGCTATGCCCAGAGCGAAGTCGAGGCGGTGCTGGCCGACTTCATCGATCGCCTCGGCATTCCGCGGGCGACCTTCTATAACCTCGGCCGCCTCGAGCCCGGCAACGAGCGCGAGCCGGCGAACATCACACCGCTGGCGTTGCGCACCAGTCGCGCCGCCAATGGCGTGGCGCGCCGCCATGGCGAAGTGGCGCGGGCGATGTGGCAGCCGTTGTGGCGCGAGCTGCCGGCGACCGACGTGCCGATCGCCCATGTCACCAACGGTGTGCACACGCTGACCTGGATGGCCGCGCCGATGCAGGCGCTGCTCGATCGCCATCTCGGCCCCGAGTGGCGCACGCGGCTTGATGATCGGCGGCTGTGGGAGGGCGTCAACGCGATCCCGGACGAGGACCTCTGGGCCGTGCGCTGCCAGCAGCGTTTGGAGCTCATCCAGCTGGTACGCGAGCGTTCGGTGTACGACCGCTTGGGGCGTGGCGAAGCCCCCGACTACGTCGAGGCGGCCGCGCGGGTGTTCGATGATCGCGCCTTGACCATCGGGTTTGCGCGGCGGGTGGCGACCTACAAGCGGCTTTACCTGCTCACCCGCTTCGCTGACCGCGGCCTGCGCTTGTTGGCGGAAGAGCCCATGCCGATTCAGCTGATCATCGCCGGCAAAGCCCACCCGCAGGATAACGAGGCCAAGGCGAGCCTGCGTGGCCTGTTCGACCTCAAGCGGGCGCCGGGTGTCGGCGGGCGCATCGTCTTTCTCGACGACTACGACTTGCACAGCGCGCCCCAGATCATGGCCGGCGTTGACCTCTGGCTCAACCTGCCGCGCCCGCCGCTCGAAGCCAGCGGCACCAGCGGCATGAAGGTCGCGATCAACGGCGGGCTCAACTTGAGTGTGCTCGATGGCTGGTGGGTTGAAGGCTACGACGGGCACAACGGCTGGGCCATCGAATCGCCCCCAGCCGATCCCTACACCCAGGACGACCACGATGCCCACGCGCTCATGGACCTGCTTGAATACGAGGTCATCCCGCTGTTCTACGAACGCGGCGGTAGCGGCATCCCCCACCGCTGGCTGCAGCGAGTCAAAGCCGCGCTGCGGACCCTGATTCCGCAGTTCGGCGCCGAACGTATGCTGCGCGACTACGTCGAGACGATGTACCGTGAGAGCTAA
- a CDS encoding isochorismatase, whose product MRLREPYAPRVIRPLGIWREAGWRLKAYGIAYRGEQPRAELIAAAKIAASHRLPQLSAEQHCYGVGFLGVHDGRDANLVFVDWWANENELHHHAYVSPANKPELLEYVNPSGMMACVWDLQVIGFERQAWVETVLANPRGPDLEAYLSRCLSEQA is encoded by the coding sequence ATGAGATTGCGAGAGCCCTATGCGCCGCGCGTGATCCGGCCGCTTGGAATATGGCGCGAAGCCGGATGGCGCCTCAAGGCGTATGGCATCGCCTATCGCGGCGAGCAGCCGCGTGCCGAGCTGATTGCAGCGGCCAAGATCGCCGCCAGCCACCGCTTGCCGCAACTGAGTGCCGAGCAACACTGCTACGGCGTGGGGTTCCTCGGGGTGCACGACGGCCGCGATGCCAACCTGGTATTTGTCGACTGGTGGGCGAACGAGAACGAACTGCATCATCATGCCTACGTCTCACCAGCGAACAAACCGGAGCTGCTCGAATACGTCAATCCCAGCGGCATGATGGCTTGTGTGTGGGACCTGCAAGTGATCGGCTTCGAGCGCCAAGCCTGGGTCGAAACGGTGCTGGCAAATCCGCGCGGGCCCGACTTGGAGGCTTATTTGAGCCGCTGCCTGAGCGAGCAGGCGTAG